The following coding sequences lie in one Numida meleagris isolate 19003 breed g44 Domestic line chromosome Z, NumMel1.0, whole genome shotgun sequence genomic window:
- the LOC110389663 gene encoding cyclin-dependent kinase 4 inhibitor B-like — protein MAQRAARTAADELANAAARGDLQRVRELLDGAADPNAVNSFGRTPIQVMMLGSPRVAELLLQRGADPNRPDPLTGCRPAHDAARAGFLDTLAALHRAGARLDLPDGRGRLPLDVAAGGPHGPVGCYLRRPPPLPRAPPP, from the exons ATGGCCCAGCGAGCGGCCCGCACGGCAGCGGATGAGCTAGCCAACGCCGCCGCCCGCGGCGATCTGCAGCGTGTGAGAGAGCTGCTGGACGGCGCGGCCGACCCCAACGCTGTCAACTCCTTCGGCCGGACCCCCATCCAG GTGATGATGCTGGGCAGCCCGCGCGTGgccgagctgctgctgcagcgcgGCGCCGACCCCAACCGCCCCGACCCGCTCACCGGCTGCCGCCCCGCGCACGACGCGGCCCGCGCCGGCTTCTTGGACACGCTGGCTGCGCTGCACCGCGCCGGGGCGCGCCTCGACCTGCCCGACGGCCGCGGCCGCCTCCCCCTCGACGTGGCGGCCGGGGGCCCGCACGGGCCGGTGGGGTGCTACCTGCGgcggccgccgccgctgccgcgAGCACCCCCTCCCTGA